AGGGGTGGCCCATCGCGGCCCGCTTTCTGGCCCAGGCGGCGGCCCAGGGCCGGGTTCGGCTGGCGGGCCTGGCCGATCTCGACGGCGGGGAAGCGCAGCTGGGAACCCTCTTCACGTATCTGGCGCAGGAGGTTCTGGGGCCACTTGACCCCAGCCTACGCGCCCTGCTGACCCGCAGCAGCGTCTTCGAGGAAATCACACCCGCCCTGCTCGCGGAAACGCTGCCGGAAACGCTCGCGGAGGAGGATCAGGTATCGTCCCTCCTGGAAGGCCTGGCGCGCGGCGGCACTTTCCTGACCCGGACCGGCGACAGCTACCGCGCCCATCCGCTCCTGCGCGCGCACCTGCGGGGCCTGCTTCAACCCCACGAGGTCGAACAGATCGCGGCGCGCGGCGCGGCCTTTTTCGAGCGCACCGGGCGTCCACGTCGGGCGATGGCCGCGCACCTGCTGGCGGGCAATCCAGTACGCACGGCGCACCTGCTGGTTCAGTTTGGTGCCCAGTGGCTCGCCCAGGGCCGCGTCACGCTGATCCTGCGGACCCTGGACCGCCTGCCGAAAGACGCCTGGACGCCGGAACTCTACGCCCTGTCCGGCGACGCTCTGCGGCTCTCGTCCCGCTACGCCGAGGCGCTCGCGGCCTACGGGCGCGCACCGGCCTTCGCCCGCGCGCTGGGCGAGGCCCAGGTGGCCCTGGACACGGTGCAGCCCGACCAGGGCTGGGCACCGCTCGCGCTCGCGGCCCAGCTCGCCCGGGATGAAGAGGCGTTGGACGTCCGGCGACTCTACGCTGAGAACCACCTCAATGCGGGGAATCTGGCGGAGGCGCTGGCCCTCGAACCGGACCTGGCGCGGGGAGCGCGGTATGCCCTGCGCTCGGGGCAACTCACCCGGGCACTGGCGCTGGCACAGGTGGCGGCGCGGGGCGAACTGGGTGGAGCCCGGGCCGCCCAGAATCACCGGGAGGGCCTTCTGCTCGCCAGTTTTCTTCAGACCGTCCTGGGAGAGCCGGGCGAGGCGGAACGTTCTGCCCGCGAGGGCCTCGCGGAAGGCGAGCGGCTGGAGAGCCTGTTCGTGCAGTCGCTCGCGCTGTCCCGCCTCGGCCACGCTTCGCAGATCGGCGGGGACCTGCCGGCAGCCCGACAGCCTTACCTGAGGGCACTGGCGCTGGCGCAGGACGTGGTGCCCCGGCTGCGGGTCGAACCGCTGATGGGCCTGGCCTATCTGGCTGGCCTGGAGGGGCACCCGGCCCAGGCCGCGGCGTACCGGGACGAGGCGCTGGCCCACGCCGGTGGGGACCGGTATGTCCTTGCCCTGACCCGGCTCACGTCCGCCCTGGGAGCGCTGCACGGCGGCAGACCCGCGGAGGCCATGCCCGACCTGCACGCGGCCTACGCGGACTTCAGGGCCTGCACCGACACCTTTGGGCAGGCGTGCGCCGCCCTGGCGCAGTACGCCGCGTCGGGCGAGGCGGTCTGGGCCGCCGAGGCGGTGCAGGCGGTCCTGAAGTTTCCGTTTCTGCTGACGCGGCGCGCACTGCTCTCCCCCGCGCGGTCCCGGGCGGCGCGCGCGGCCCTGCTGGCGCGGCTGGGCGAAGCCAGGCCAGAAGCCCAGGCGGGGCTGCTTCCCGTGGCCCACGCCCTGGGCTACACGCACTTGCCTCAGGCGCTCGAAACGCCTGGGGTCCAGGTCCGGGTTCAGGTGCTGGGGCGGGTCACCGTGACGCGTGACGGTGGCCGGGGCCGCGACTGGGGCCGGGCACGGGCGCGCGACTTGCTCGCGCTGCTGGCTGTGGAAGCCGGGGGTATGGCCCGCGAGGTCGCCCAGGAAGCCCTGTTTCCCGGTGCAGATCCGCAGGTGGGTGAACGTAACTTCCGGGTGACCCTCCACGCCCTCGGGCAGATTCTAGAAGAAGGCGTGGCCAGCGGCACCTTTCTGGAACGCGGCGACTGGCTGCGCCTGAAGCCCAGCCCAGATCTGGAAGTGGACCTGGAGGAAGCCCGGACCCTGCTCAGGATGGCGACCGGAGGGCCAGGCCGGGCCGCTGGCCTGCTCGCGTTGCCGCCAGCTCTGGCCGACAGCGACCTGCACGCCGTTCAGGAAGAGCAGCGCCAGTATGCCGTCCACCTTCCTCAGGCCCTGGCCGATGAGGCGGCCTACGCCCTGAAGACGGGGCAGTCCGAGATGGCCGCCGGGCTGGCCGAGCGGGCGCTGGCCATTGACCCGGCGCAGGAGCCGGCCGCACGCGCGCTGATGCGCGCCCAGTTTTTACGGGGTCATACCGCCGCTGTTCACCGGACCTACCGCTTCCTGTGCGCCACGCTGACCGAGCTCGGCCTGACGCCCTTGCCCGAGACCACCGCTCTGGCCCGCCACCTGGTGGGGGACGCGACCGGTGAGGGTGGGAGCGGCACGGAGGTGGCTCCGACTGCGCCGTTGAGAAAGTGATTCAACTCGCCGGGAGCGAGAAGGAGAAAAACGGGTCCCACCCCGAACCCGGGCAGGTACAGCGCAGGACCTGCCGCGTCTCCCTGGAGGACACCGAGGAGCCGTTCTGATCCCACGCGCCTGTCGGTCAGGGCCGGAAGGCGGCGTGGGCCGCCGTGAGGAGCGGGTCCACGCTTCCTGACGGTTCACCCTTGAAGTGACCCTGACCCAGAGTCCAGAGAATTACGCTTCCCAGGCCGAGGCTGCGGGCGTACTGGCCTTTGCGCCCGATGGAGGCGGCGTTCTCGTAGCTGACGTACGTGCAGGCGTGGGGACCGAGCGGCTTGACCGAACTCAGGTAGGGGACTTTGGCCCGGGCGTCCCATCGGCTCGCCCCAGCGGTGAAGTACTGGCGGACGATGTTGACATAGCTCATGTCGCCGTCATCCGCCACGGTCGTCATGCTGGGCGCCGACTGGGCCGGAGCCGTCACGCCCTGGTAACACAGCCCGTACAGGCCGATGCCCAGCCCCAGCTTCTGCGCCGGAATACCCGCCCTGAGGTACGCCCTGACGCTGCTTTGCACGCTCGTCGGCGTCCCCCCCGCCTCGCCCGCCAGCGCCGACGAGTGCCAGGCCTGCCAGCCAGGATATGCGCCGGCCATACCGTAACTCATGATGTTGATTCGGTCGAAAGTGCCTGACAGGGCCGCCAAGCTGGGCCGGGCTTCTTGCGTCGGCGCGTTGGCGTTCACGAAGGCGACGGGGAGGGTCAGCAGCAACCCTGGCCGCCGCTGGCGCAGGCGCGTGGCCAGGCCTCGCAGGGGAACCTCGTCGGCGGCAAAAAGCGGTTCCCAGTCCAGGTCTACCCCGTCGAAGCCGTAGTCCTCAACGACCTGGAGAATATTTTGCACGAGGGTGTCTCGCCGCCGGGCGGCGGCGCCCGCGAAGCCGGCGTGCTCCCCTGCCCCCCCCAGCATCAGGATGGCCCGAACGTGGTGGGCGTGTGCCTGGCGCACCATGGCTTTCGCCCAGAGGGGACCGCCGGACGCGTCGATATCGAAGGTGGTGTTCAGCGTGCCGTCTGCGTTGGGCGTGGCCCGGCCCACCACGAGGTGGGTCAGGGCACTCCAGTTCAGTTCGTCTGCTGGAAGGAGGTCCCGTTCGTAACCGACCGCGTATCCCATAATCCACGTCCCACCCGATGCGGGCGAGGTGACTGGAGCGGGGCCGGGCGAGACCACCTCCGTCCTGCCGGAGGATACCCACAGGGGCAAAGCGAGCGCGAGCAGCAGCAAGGGGCGAATTCGGGACATGACCTTCTCCTTCATGTGCCTTCGGGGCAGGGAGTTCCGCCGGCTGGAAGGAACGCCGCCGAGCATCCACGCCAAACAGTTTGGGCACAGGCCCTGCCCTCAGCTTACCGAGTGGAGAATACAAAAGGTGTTCTCCACTCCACGAGCAGCAAGGTTCAGCGGCACTCTGGTGCGGTGAACCGCGATGACGCGGTTTTTGCCAGCGGCCAGCTGGGTGAATCCGTTCCAGCCGGTCCCCACGACCTTGCCCCCGCGTGGATCCCAGGCCCCCGCCTCATACAGGCCCCCGCCTGTCCGGTACGCCAGATGCCAATACCATTTCAGATTGCCGTTGGGCATCACGCCGTAAATCACGCCCCCAGGTGCGGCAAACACCCTGGTAAAGATGTTCCAGCCGACGCCGATCTCCTCACCACCGCGTGGGACCCACGCGCCGGCGTCGTACAGGCCGCCTCCCGTGAGGGCCGCGTTGTGCCGGTACCCCTTCACAGAGCTTTCCAGGGTGACGGCATAGAGGGCCGTGGCGGCGGCTGGGCCTGGCCGGCAGGAGCCGCGAGCGCAAAGGTGAGCATCAGGGCAGAGGTCCGGCCGTGCTTCATGGTGGGCTCCTGGGTGAGCGGGCCGGCTCAGGTTTCCGTCTCCCGCTGCTGTCCACAGGGTGCGCGCCGCACTGTCCCGTTGTCTTGAGGCAGGCCGTGCCCCACAATCTGGGACAAGGTCCGTCCCTGCCATTCGGGACCCCCGTTCCGCCACGCTGGAGGCGTGCGAGAGCCTATGCCTTCCAGAACGTCAATGCGCGTCACCGCTGGGCTTCCCCAGGCCCTGCGCGTCTGGACCCTGCCTGCCCTGGTGCTGCTGGCCGCCGCGCCCGTGCTGTTCCTGAGCCTCCACGCCCACTGGCTTGATCTGGTGTGGTCGGTGCGGGGGCTCGACGACCGGACCTGGACGCCGTTCCTCACGCGGCTCCGGCTCGTGCTCGACGGGACGGCGTTGGGACTCGGCGCGGGGGCGGCGGCGCTGGTCTTGCGGTTTGAAACCGGGCGGGACCGCGTGGTGCTCGCGGCGCTCCTGGCCACGCTCGGCGTGTTGAGCAGTGGGCTCGTCCCCCTGGGCGTGTGGACCGCGCCGCTGCTGTGGGTGACGCTGGCGGGCCTCGGCGGCGTGTGGACCCTGGGGCAGCGCCAGAACACGCGGTCCGCGCGCCACTGGGGCGAGGCGGCGCTGCTGCTGTGCCTGCTGGTCTTTGCGGCCAGCTCACTGCCCACGGACCTCCTCGGCCGCCCGACCCTGCTCGGTTCCCTGAGGCTGGGCGCGTGGTGGAACGAACTGGGGCGTCCGGCGCTGCGCGATCTCGGATTTCTGGCCTTTTTGATGGGGGCCGCCCTGGTCTGGCTGGAGCGCCGTCCTGGAGCGCTGCAGTCTGGTCTGGCGCGCGTGGGGGTACTGGTCGGTCTGGCCGGCTTCACCGCACTCGTGTACGTCGGGGTCGTGGGAGGCATCGGGGCGTTGGTGGGAGCGGAGAACAGCCTGTGGCTCGGGATGGTGGCCGCAATCCTGATCGCCACGGGCTTCGGAAGTGTACGGGCCGCGCTGATTCACGCGGTCAACCGCCTGCTGTACGGCCTGCGAGACGATCCTTTCCTGATGACCCAGCGGCTCGCGCTGGAACTCGCCCGGGCCCCGGATCCCAGGGCACGCCTGGAAGCGGCGCTGGACCTGCTCAGCGTATCCCTGAGGCTCCCGGGCGTGGCCCTGCACCTGCTGGGCGGCGAGGTGCTGACCTGCGGCGAGGTCGGAAGCCACGCGGTGAGTTGGCCGCTCGTGGTCGGGGGCGAGCGTGTGGGGACCCTGGTGGCCGCTCCGCGTGGAGCGCGCGAGGCCCTGTCACCGGCCGATCACCGCCTCCTGGGGGTGGTGGCAGACCAACTGGCCGACGCTGCCCACGCCTGGCAACTGGGTGAGGCCCTCCGGGCGTCTCGGGAGCGGCTGGTGCGCGCGGGCGAGGACGAACGCCGGCGGCTGCGGCGTGACCTGCATGACGGTCTGGGCCCGGCGCTGTCGGGCCTGGGACTCAAGCTGGAAGCGGCACGGATGCTCCTTGAGCGCGCGCCCGAGCGGGCCAACGCGCACCTGACGGCCCTGCAAGACGACGTCCGCGAGAGTGTCGGCGAGGTGCGCCGCCTGGTCCACGACCTGCGCCCCCCCAAGCTCGACGATCTGGGTCTGCTCGGGGCGCTGGAGGAGGTATTGACGGGCGTGCGGTCGGGTGGAGTCGCCGCCACCCTGGAGACCCCGGCAGTCCTCCCTCCCCTGGGGGCGGCCGCCGAGGTGGCGGTGTACCGCATCGCGCAGGAGGCCCTCACGAACGTCGTGAAGCACGCCCAGGCCGGGCACGTCACCTTGCGCCTGCAGTTGGAATCCGGGCGACTGACGGTGGAAATCGAGGATGACGGCGTGGGTCTGCCCGACGTCCGTGAGCCCGGCGTCGGTTCTCAGTCGATGCGCGAGCGGGCCGAGGCGCTCTCCGGCACCCTCATCTGGTTGAAGGCCCGGGGTGGAGGTACGCTGGTGAGGGCCACTCTCCCGCTGGGTGAGGGACCGCCTTGAGGGACAGTCCAGGAGACGCATGAATGAAGTGCCGCCGCACCCGATCCGCGTGCTGATTGCCGACGACCACCGCCTGTTCCGCGAGGGACTGCGCGCCCTGCTCTCGGTTGCCGGGGACATCGACGTCGTGGGCGAAGCGGGAGACGGTCAGCAGGCGGTGGAGCTCAGCGCGCGTCTGGCTCCGGACGTCATCGTGATGGACATCCAGATGCCGCGCCTGAGCGGTCTGGAGGCCACCCGCCAGATTCTGCGCGCCTCTTTGCCCCCTGGCATCCTGATCGTTAGCATGTTCGACGACGACGACAATGTGTTTTCCGCGATGCAGGCGGGAGCGCGCGGTTACCTGCTCAAGGGGGCCGCCCCGGAAGACCTGCTGCGCGCTGTAGCGGCGGTCGCCCGGGGTGAGGCCCTGTTTGGTCCCGGCATTGCCCAGCGGTTGATGCGGTACTTTGCTCGGCCCTTACGGTCCGGGCCGCTGCCCTTTCCTGAACTCACGGACCGGGAGCGCGAGATCCTGGCGCTGATCGGGCAAGGTCAGCGGAACCCGGTCATTGCCCGCAGCCTGGAACTCTCGGAAAAAACTGTACGCAATCACATCACGAGTGTCTTTTCCAAGTTGCAGGTGGGCAGCCGCGCGGAGGCCGCCTTGCGGGCCCAGGAGGCTGGCCTGTGAGGCGGCTTCTGGTCGCCGCAGCGGTATTGGGCCTTCTGGGTGGAGCGGGCGCGGCCCCCTTGAAGGACTGGCGGCGCGGCGTCAACCTCGAGGGCTGGCTGGGCGGCGGGCCCTTCCGGCCGCTTGATGCGGCCCAGCTTTCCCAGCTGGGACAGATCCGGGCGGCCGGTTTCGATTTCGTCCGGGTGCCGCTGGACCCGGCCCTGTTGATCGAGGCTTCCGCCAGCAGTGACGAGCCGGGGCGATCCCTCGATCGCCTGCTCGGCGCAGCGCGCGCCCGTGGACTGGGCGTGCTGGTCGCCGTCGCTCCAGACCCCGGTCTCAAACGCAAGGTCCTCCTCGGTGGCATGGCGCGGGACACCCATCTGGTGCTTCTCGAACGCCTCGCGGCGCGGATGGTGGCTGCCCGGTTGCCCCGCGCGATGATCGAACCTCTGGATGAGCCGGTCGACCCCGGGCGGCGGGATTGCGGCCCCAGTACCTTCGACTGGAATGCGGCGCTCTCGGCGTTTGTGCGGGCGGTGCGCCGGGCAGCACCGGCCTTGCCGGTGCTCGTCTCCGGCATCTGCTACGCCGACGCCGACTCCATCCTGGACCTGCGCCCCCTTGCCGACAGGAACGTTGTGTACGGCTTTCAGTATTTGAATCCACTGGATTTCACGCAGCAGGGCAATCCCTCCAACGATGATTGGAAACGGCTCAAGGGCGTGCCATATACCGTGAACGACGCCAGAGCGATGCGGCGTTCCTTTGAGGCGGTAGGCCATTGGTCCCGCCGGTATGGGGTACCGGTGCTGCTCACTTCCTTTGCCGTCCACACCAGTGCGCCAAGCGCTGAGCGTCTGCGCTGGTTGCGTGATGTCCGCACCCTCGCCGAGGGTCAGCACTTTGCCTGGGCCGCCTGGAGCTGGCAAAGCCCCTTCGGCTTTGGAATAAGCGGTGGGGGAAAGGTTCCGGCCAGACTCAAGCAGGTCCTTGGTCTGTAACGCGGGGAGAGGGACCTCATCCGGCAACTGTGGAGCGCTCGGGGGTCAAGGGCACAGGCGGCCGAGTCAGGTTTGAGCGCGCCGTAAACATGTCGGTTTTGGGCGGAATGAGGCGGCCAGAGCCCACGGGATGAAGGCTCGCGGCGGGCAGCCGGGCGGCCCTCGCGTTGGCTCCCGAACCCTTTTCCAGTTCCGCAAAAACGGAAGCGAGGTTACCGTCAGCCCAGGCGCAACTGGCTGAAGACGTCCTGCTTGGCCTGGAAGGCTGCCTCACTGATTTGGGCCGTACAGACGGGGAACTCGGGGACCCGGCAGCATCACTGCGCTGGGGGTCTCTGCCCTGAGGCGCACGCCACGCGCCCTTGCATGTGGCGTCCAATTCCAAGGGAACGCCAAGCACCACGCCTTTCTGGACCTGCTACGGAGTGCGAGACGTCGCGAGGGCGCCGTCCCCTCTGGGAGTGGGGAGAGGAGGACATGGCCTGGACAGAACGCACCGGCAGCCCCGCTCAACCTCTGGCAAGAGCTGACGCAGGCGCACCCGGAGGCAGCGTGATGTCTTCCTCCTCTAACCAAAAAACTGCGTTCCACACGCAGCTCCGGGCGTCTTGCCTCTCCTTTCTCCGCTCCCAGAGACCGAAATTCTTAACGCAACGTGCATGTTTGTTCTTCCCCTCGCTTTGCCTTGACAACGTTTTCAAAGCTTTTGTAAGGTAGTCATAACGAATTCAGCAGCATTCGCAAGACCGCCTTCTCATGGAAACGCATGAGGGGGGTTGGACATGTACGACACTTCCTCGCAGGTGGCCGTACTTTTTGCCGCATTCTCCCGAGCACAGAAAGGAACCCCATGCTCCGTTCCCAGCGCCTCTTTGCAGTCACTTCCCTCGCCCTGCTGCTGGCCGCCTGTGACCAGCAGTCCGCGTCGCCCAGCGCGGACGGTACCTCGCCTTCAACGCTGCGTGCCGCGGCCACGGACTACACCAGCGGCGTCAGTGTGGCGGGCTCGACGGCCACCATCTGGTTCAAGTCGGCGGTCAACACCACCTGGGTGGACGCGCATTACACCCTCAACGGCGGGGCTCAGCAAAACGTCCGCATGACTTACAACAGCGCTGCCGCCCGCTACGAACAAAACGTGACGGTGGCCAACGGGAACACCCTCGTCTACTCCTTTACGTACAACAACGGCACCGCTGCCTACGACACGCCCAACACCACCTACACGGTGGGCAGCACGGGGGGCACCAC
The sequence above is a segment of the Deinococcus hopiensis KR-140 genome. Coding sequences within it:
- a CDS encoding BTAD domain-containing putative transcriptional regulator, producing the protein MLPGDWREHASARRARPPQVRGAVARPRLVALLTSARVVTVVAPAGYGKTTAFAANLGELGRTCWLTLDVDDADPQVFVAGLAVAVSHLPSGDGPGALLDAGAAPRRVARRVADVLDASDALLVLDEAQHVAGPLTQGVLRELLGEPGAGSRTALLSRTTLDVPELARLEAAGDLRRASAADLAFTPAELTELLTAQGIDVDGGEVRLAHAVTEGWPIAARFLAQAAAQGRVRLAGLADLDGGEAQLGTLFTYLAQEVLGPLDPSLRALLTRSSVFEEITPALLAETLPETLAEEDQVSSLLEGLARGGTFLTRTGDSYRAHPLLRAHLRGLLQPHEVEQIAARGAAFFERTGRPRRAMAAHLLAGNPVRTAHLLVQFGAQWLAQGRVTLILRTLDRLPKDAWTPELYALSGDALRLSSRYAEALAAYGRAPAFARALGEAQVALDTVQPDQGWAPLALAAQLARDEEALDVRRLYAENHLNAGNLAEALALEPDLARGARYALRSGQLTRALALAQVAARGELGGARAAQNHREGLLLASFLQTVLGEPGEAERSAREGLAEGERLESLFVQSLALSRLGHASQIGGDLPAARQPYLRALALAQDVVPRLRVEPLMGLAYLAGLEGHPAQAAAYRDEALAHAGGDRYVLALTRLTSALGALHGGRPAEAMPDLHAAYADFRACTDTFGQACAALAQYAASGEAVWAAEAVQAVLKFPFLLTRRALLSPARSRAARAALLARLGEARPEAQAGLLPVAHALGYTHLPQALETPGVQVRVQVLGRVTVTRDGGRGRDWGRARARDLLALLAVEAGGMAREVAQEALFPGADPQVGERNFRVTLHALGQILEEGVASGTFLERGDWLRLKPSPDLEVDLEEARTLLRMATGGPGRAAGLLALPPALADSDLHAVQEEQRQYAVHLPQALADEAAYALKTGQSEMAAGLAERALAIDPAQEPAARALMRAQFLRGHTAAVHRTYRFLCATLTELGLTPLPETTALARHLVGDATGEGGSGTEVAPTAPLRK
- a CDS encoding glycoside hydrolase family 18 protein — encoded protein: MSRIRPLLLLALALPLWVSSGRTEVVSPGPAPVTSPASGGTWIMGYAVGYERDLLPADELNWSALTHLVVGRATPNADGTLNTTFDIDASGGPLWAKAMVRQAHAHHVRAILMLGGAGEHAGFAGAAARRRDTLVQNILQVVEDYGFDGVDLDWEPLFAADEVPLRGLATRLRQRRPGLLLTLPVAFVNANAPTQEARPSLAALSGTFDRINIMSYGMAGAYPGWQAWHSSALAGEAGGTPTSVQSSVRAYLRAGIPAQKLGLGIGLYGLCYQGVTAPAQSAPSMTTVADDGDMSYVNIVRQYFTAGASRWDARAKVPYLSSVKPLGPHACTYVSYENAASIGRKGQYARSLGLGSVILWTLGQGHFKGEPSGSVDPLLTAAHAAFRP
- a CDS encoding tachylectin-related carbohydrate-binding protein; the protein is MKGYRHNAALTGGGLYDAGAWVPRGGEEIGVGWNIFTRVFAAPGGVIYGVMPNGNLKWYWHLAYRTGGGLYEAGAWDPRGGKVVGTGWNGFTQLAAGKNRVIAVHRTRVPLNLAARGVENTFCILHSVS
- a CDS encoding sensor histidine kinase, whose protein sequence is MPSRTSMRVTAGLPQALRVWTLPALVLLAAAPVLFLSLHAHWLDLVWSVRGLDDRTWTPFLTRLRLVLDGTALGLGAGAAALVLRFETGRDRVVLAALLATLGVLSSGLVPLGVWTAPLLWVTLAGLGGVWTLGQRQNTRSARHWGEAALLLCLLVFAASSLPTDLLGRPTLLGSLRLGAWWNELGRPALRDLGFLAFLMGAALVWLERRPGALQSGLARVGVLVGLAGFTALVYVGVVGGIGALVGAENSLWLGMVAAILIATGFGSVRAALIHAVNRLLYGLRDDPFLMTQRLALELARAPDPRARLEAALDLLSVSLRLPGVALHLLGGEVLTCGEVGSHAVSWPLVVGGERVGTLVAAPRGAREALSPADHRLLGVVADQLADAAHAWQLGEALRASRERLVRAGEDERRRLRRDLHDGLGPALSGLGLKLEAARMLLERAPERANAHLTALQDDVRESVGEVRRLVHDLRPPKLDDLGLLGALEEVLTGVRSGGVAATLETPAVLPPLGAAAEVAVYRIAQEALTNVVKHAQAGHVTLRLQLESGRLTVEIEDDGVGLPDVREPGVGSQSMRERAEALSGTLIWLKARGGGTLVRATLPLGEGPP
- a CDS encoding response regulator codes for the protein MNEVPPHPIRVLIADDHRLFREGLRALLSVAGDIDVVGEAGDGQQAVELSARLAPDVIVMDIQMPRLSGLEATRQILRASLPPGILIVSMFDDDDNVFSAMQAGARGYLLKGAAPEDLLRAVAAVARGEALFGPGIAQRLMRYFARPLRSGPLPFPELTDREREILALIGQGQRNPVIARSLELSEKTVRNHITSVFSKLQVGSRAEAALRAQEAGL
- a CDS encoding glycoside hydrolase family 5 protein; protein product: MRRLLVAAAVLGLLGGAGAAPLKDWRRGVNLEGWLGGGPFRPLDAAQLSQLGQIRAAGFDFVRVPLDPALLIEASASSDEPGRSLDRLLGAARARGLGVLVAVAPDPGLKRKVLLGGMARDTHLVLLERLAARMVAARLPRAMIEPLDEPVDPGRRDCGPSTFDWNAALSAFVRAVRRAAPALPVLVSGICYADADSILDLRPLADRNVVYGFQYLNPLDFTQQGNPSNDDWKRLKGVPYTVNDARAMRRSFEAVGHWSRRYGVPVLLTSFAVHTSAPSAERLRWLRDVRTLAEGQHFAWAAWSWQSPFGFGISGGGKVPARLKQVLGL